One Gammaproteobacteria bacterium genomic window carries:
- the lptE gene encoding LPS assembly lipoprotein LptE: MNTPIKGAGGGFIVDSGVAPLGRYKVQILLGVLYLLLLAGCGFHLRGEMVLSPVLTAPYVNAADAEFKADLTKVLNRSGIMAVNDPDNASAIIDLVSVKYDRQVLSINSRGQATGYILTYEVLCRFVDRAGRVLTSPARLKLSRTLEYQSTQVLQKKQEEDALRARMRDDLVQQILRRLNSVSQAPPGGLKTERFS, from the coding sequence ATGAACACGCCAATCAAGGGGGCGGGGGGCGGTTTCATCGTTGACAGCGGGGTCGCGCCACTGGGCAGATACAAAGTCCAGATCTTGCTTGGGGTCTTATACCTCCTGCTCCTGGCAGGGTGCGGGTTCCACCTGCGCGGTGAGATGGTGTTATCGCCCGTACTGACCGCACCCTATGTCAATGCGGCTGATGCCGAGTTCAAAGCGGATCTCACGAAAGTCTTAAATCGCAGTGGCATCATGGCAGTCAATGACCCCGACAATGCGAGCGCTATTATCGATCTTGTCAGTGTCAAGTATGATCGTCAGGTACTGTCTATAAACAGTCGTGGACAGGCAACTGGTTACATTCTGACCTATGAAGTACTCTGCCGCTTTGTGGATCGGGCCGGTCGTGTTCTTACGAGCCCCGCCCGCCTTAAGCTAAGCCGGACGCTGGAGTACCAGAGCACCCAGGTACTGCAGAAGAAACAAGAAGAAGATGCCTTACGTGCACGTATGCGTGACGACCTGGTGCAGCAGATCTTGCGTCGCCTCAACAGTGTGTCGCAAGCTCCCCCTGGAGGTTTGAAAACAGAGCGTTTTTCTTGA
- the holA gene encoding DNA polymerase III subunit delta yields the protein MRVNPSALAARLEKGLVGAYVLFGAEPLMLEEAADQIRVVARQAGVDEVRSLTAGIDLEWSELDGNARSLSLFSSRRLIEIRLPTGKPGDAGSKAMLTYLDEKVEDTILVVIAGRIDKRGQSSKWFKAMEKEGLVVEARALTRDQLPRWIEQRLNTQKIAATPGAVQRLAYYAEGNLMAAAQEISKLALVLETGATLDEKRLDELTQDQARFSVYNLVDTALSGDEIRALRILSVLRREGTESVLLLWAFAREVRTLEAISAALAGGESQAAVFQRHQVWRSRITCVKAALRRHPHDYWAALLSRLCQLDYVVKGRKSAAGNVWAELEQVLLSVCGINTVSGSLT from the coding sequence GTGCGAGTAAACCCATCTGCACTCGCTGCCCGGCTGGAGAAGGGACTGGTCGGTGCCTACGTTTTGTTTGGTGCCGAACCGCTAATGCTCGAAGAGGCGGCCGATCAGATTCGTGTGGTAGCACGTCAGGCAGGGGTTGATGAAGTACGTTCGTTGACCGCCGGTATCGATTTGGAGTGGTCAGAATTGGATGGCAACGCTCGTTCGCTGTCATTGTTTTCGAGTCGTCGTCTGATCGAAATCCGGTTACCGACGGGTAAGCCGGGTGATGCTGGTTCGAAGGCAATGCTGACCTATTTGGATGAGAAAGTTGAAGACACTATCCTGGTCGTTATCGCGGGGCGGATCGATAAGCGGGGTCAGTCCAGCAAATGGTTCAAGGCCATGGAAAAAGAGGGACTGGTAGTCGAAGCCCGAGCCCTGACACGCGATCAGTTGCCGCGATGGATCGAGCAGCGTCTTAACACTCAGAAAATTGCCGCGACTCCAGGTGCAGTCCAAAGGCTTGCCTATTACGCTGAGGGTAACCTGATGGCCGCAGCACAGGAGATCAGTAAACTGGCACTCGTACTCGAGACTGGCGCGACGCTGGACGAGAAACGACTGGATGAACTTACCCAAGATCAGGCCCGTTTCAGTGTCTACAATCTGGTGGATACCGCACTGTCGGGGGATGAGATCAGGGCCCTGCGCATATTGAGTGTGCTACGGCGGGAAGGCACCGAGTCGGTGCTGTTACTGTGGGCCTTCGCGCGCGAGGTCCGGACCCTGGAAGCGATCTCAGCTGCGCTTGCCGGCGGAGAATCACAGGCGGCCGTATTCCAGCGCCATCAGGTTTGGCGCAGCCGTATCACTTGTGTGAAAGCCGCGCTTAGGCGTCATCCCCATGACTACTGGGCGGCGTTGTTGTCTCGACTGTGCCAGCTGGATTATGTGGTTAAGGGTCGCAAAAGCGCAGCCGGCAATGTCTGGGCTGAGCTCGAACAGGTGCTGTTGTCGGTTTGTGGTATAAATACCGTGTCTGGAAGTTTGACTTAA
- a CDS encoding glutamate-5-semialdehyde dehydrogenase, with protein MDLSQYVRNCGRAARTASRIVAQASTRQKNEALLAMAQAIAAGQNQILEQNRLDVAAGTQQGLADALLDRLELTPDRVASMVLSLQQVASLPDPVGEISDMNRRPSGIEVGRMRVPLGVIGIIYESRPNVTADAGGLCLKSGNAAILRGGSEAIRSNLAIAGYLQEGLQAAGLPVSAIQVFDNTDRSVVGELLGMSEFVDVIVPRGGRGLIERVSRESTIPVIKHLDGNCHVYVDSAADIDQAVAIAFNAKCRRYGVCGAMETLLLAESVAEKVLQRLVPKYRVEGVEIRGCEHTRQLVPDANAATEEDWGTEFLAPVLAVRVVANLDQAIEHIERYGSGHTDAIVTQDLETSRRFLREVDSSSVMVNASTQFADGFEYGLGAEIGISTDKLHVRGPVGLEGLTTRKFIVLGAGSVRS; from the coding sequence ATCGATCTATCACAGTACGTTCGCAACTGTGGTAGGGCAGCCCGCACGGCCAGTCGGATTGTGGCACAAGCGTCGACGCGTCAGAAAAACGAAGCGTTGTTGGCTATGGCGCAGGCTATTGCCGCGGGTCAAAACCAGATTCTGGAGCAAAACCGCCTGGATGTTGCAGCCGGTACACAGCAGGGGTTGGCTGACGCGCTGCTCGACCGCTTGGAACTGACGCCTGATCGGGTCGCGTCAATGGTACTGAGCCTGCAACAGGTTGCGTCGCTGCCGGATCCGGTGGGCGAGATCAGTGATATGAATCGCAGGCCTTCTGGCATCGAGGTCGGCCGCATGCGGGTGCCTTTGGGTGTGATCGGCATCATCTATGAGTCCCGGCCGAACGTCACAGCTGATGCAGGCGGGTTATGTCTTAAATCGGGGAATGCCGCCATTCTGCGGGGTGGCAGTGAGGCGATTCGATCTAACCTCGCCATCGCTGGGTACCTGCAAGAAGGCTTGCAGGCGGCAGGCTTGCCTGTGTCGGCCATACAGGTGTTCGACAACACCGACCGCAGTGTGGTGGGTGAGTTGCTCGGGATGTCTGAATTTGTCGATGTCATTGTGCCACGCGGTGGTCGTGGCCTTATCGAACGGGTGAGCCGTGAATCGACAATACCCGTAATCAAACATCTCGATGGAAACTGCCATGTTTACGTTGATAGCGCAGCGGATATCGACCAGGCTGTCGCCATTGCCTTTAATGCCAAGTGCCGGCGTTACGGTGTATGTGGCGCAATGGAAACCTTGTTGCTGGCAGAATCCGTTGCTGAAAAGGTACTGCAACGTTTGGTTCCCAAGTATCGGGTTGAAGGTGTTGAAATCCGCGGTTGTGAACACACCAGGCAACTGGTGCCCGACGCGAACGCTGCCACCGAGGAGGACTGGGGCACGGAGTTTCTGGCTCCTGTTCTGGCTGTACGGGTGGTCGCAAACCTCGATCAGGCAATTGAGCACATCGAACGTTATGGTTCTGGCCACACCGATGCGATTGTGACCCAGGATCTGGAGACCAGTCGACGCTTTCTGCGGGAAGTCGATTCCAGTTCGGTCATGGTTAATGCATCGACTCAGTTCGCCGATGGTTTTGAATACGGGCTTGGTGCGGAGATCGGAATCAGCACAGACAAACTGCATGTCCGCGGTCCAGTTGGATTGGAAGGGTTGACCACTCGAAAGTTCATCGTACTTGGCGCTGGTAGTGTGCGATCCTGA
- the nadD gene encoding nicotinate-nucleotide adenylyltransferase, with protein MCDPEASGAAVVDRTDTSPIMGIFGGTFDPVHDGHLQVADAVRRQLPMDKVLFIPVSVPLLREEPLADPVHRLEMVRLAVDGWPGFEADDREIRRAGPSYTVLTLEELRQDWPTLPLCLILGIDTVLRLTEWYRWTELLELAHIAVMGRPGWRLPAVLPDWWIQARADTADDLVKRTAGWVVCVDVPLLDISSTGVRTEILQGTVNTEILPEPVANYIKDNALYGYHS; from the coding sequence GTGTGCGATCCTGAAGCCTCGGGAGCAGCCGTCGTCGACAGAACGGATACGAGTCCCATCATGGGTATTTTTGGGGGTACATTCGATCCCGTACATGACGGTCACTTACAGGTGGCCGATGCGGTCAGGCGGCAACTGCCGATGGACAAAGTGCTGTTTATCCCGGTTTCGGTACCTTTGCTGAGAGAAGAACCGCTGGCCGACCCTGTCCACCGACTTGAAATGGTTCGCCTCGCAGTTGACGGTTGGCCAGGGTTCGAGGCAGACGACCGGGAAATCAGGCGCGCGGGGCCATCTTATACCGTGTTGACGCTTGAAGAACTGAGACAAGATTGGCCAACGCTGCCGCTTTGCCTGATTCTGGGAATTGACACGGTTTTGCGTCTGACCGAATGGTACCGCTGGACCGAATTGCTGGAACTGGCCCACATCGCAGTTATGGGCCGGCCGGGCTGGCGTTTACCTGCCGTTCTGCCCGACTGGTGGATACAGGCCAGGGCCGACACGGCCGATGATCTGGTTAAGCGCACAGCCGGATGGGTCGTCTGTGTCGATGTTCCCCTGTTGGATATCTCATCAACGGGTGTTCGTACTGAGATATTGCAGGGCACAGTGAATACTGAGATTTTGCCCGAACCGGTCGCAAACTATATTAAGGATAATGCACTGTATGGCTACCACAGCTGA
- the rsfS gene encoding ribosome silencing factor, producing MATTADPSASSTEDLKAMVLAALEDAKANDIRQLDVRGLTDITDWMVVASGTSTRHVLALANHVRTQVKAQGLLPIGTEGESGSDWVLLDFGDVVVHLMLPDTRGFYDLEGLWDDRLSRVVQLTRDGQTDL from the coding sequence ATGGCTACCACAGCTGATCCCAGCGCTTCAAGCACAGAAGATCTCAAGGCCATGGTTTTAGCTGCACTGGAGGATGCCAAGGCCAACGATATTCGACAACTCGATGTCCGGGGTCTTACTGACATCACAGACTGGATGGTGGTGGCCAGTGGTACTTCCACGCGTCATGTTCTCGCCCTTGCAAATCATGTACGAACCCAGGTGAAGGCGCAAGGCCTGTTGCCCATTGGTACCGAGGGCGAATCCGGCAGTGACTGGGTATTGTTAGATTTTGGTGATGTTGTGGTTCACCTGATGCTACCCGATACCCGGGGGTTTTATGACCTGGAAGGATTGTGGGACGATCGTTTGTCGAGAGTGGTGCAGCTCACACGGGACGGACAGACTGACCTTTGA
- the rlmH gene encoding 23S rRNA (pseudouridine(1915)-N(3))-methyltransferase RlmH, with protein MRLLLISVGRRMPTWVNEGFADYAQRLRGSARLELVEVEPGKRSQKTDVERLVREEGERLLSVAPPDCRLVALDIMGKQLSSEDLAQKLGNWIDQAQDVALLAGGADGLSAQVLEQAAECWSLSRFTLAHSLVRVVIAEQLYRAHSIVMGLPYHRTRRPTKRT; from the coding sequence ATGCGCCTACTGCTTATTTCTGTGGGCCGGCGTATGCCGACGTGGGTTAATGAAGGCTTTGCTGACTATGCACAACGGCTTCGGGGTTCGGCCCGTCTGGAACTGGTGGAAGTGGAACCGGGCAAACGCAGCCAGAAAACAGATGTGGAGCGGCTGGTTCGTGAGGAAGGTGAACGTTTACTGTCGGTGGCTCCACCAGACTGCAGACTGGTTGCACTGGATATCATGGGAAAACAATTGTCCAGCGAAGACCTTGCACAGAAACTCGGCAACTGGATCGATCAGGCTCAGGATGTCGCACTTCTAGCCGGTGGAGCCGATGGCTTGTCTGCACAGGTGCTCGAACAAGCTGCCGAATGTTGGTCATTGTCCAGATTCACCCTGGCCCATTCCTTGGTCCGAGTGGTTATTGCTGAACAACTCTATCGGGCCCACAGTATTGTTATGGGGCTGCCTTATCATCGGACCCGGCGACCGACAAAAAGGACCTGA